The Rhizobium rhododendri nucleotide sequence GCGAAGTTCGAAGGTTTTCGTCATGTCATGCAGCTTTCAAATTGGTAGAACGGTGGAGCGCGAAGGGCTCCCCCTCATTTGCCCTTTGGGCATCTTCTCCCCACGGGGAGAAGACAGATATCGCTCCTGCGCCGCGCGCCATCATTCAGGCCTCGTCACCCGGCAGCGGCACTGCCGTCGTCTCGGCATGGCTGAAACGACGCTTGCCCGTGCGCACGATCCTTAGCCGGCTAGCGCAGTTCGGGTCGGGACAGGCGATTTCGGCATCCGAGGTCATCCAGTCGTTCCGGTGCGTCGGCCGCTGCTTGGCGGCCAAGAGCGGCAGCACGGCGGAAATCGAATAGATGGAAAATCCCTGGCCTGCAGGCATCGACAGCATCTCGCCTTTCAGCTCGAAATAATCGCCCTCCCTGGCGCCGCAATAGATTGGCTTGCCCTCCGGGATGACCGCCTCGACGCGCAGGTCGTAAAGCTCGAAACTGTCGTCGGTTTCGCTCACCTCAAACCTCCGTCAGCGCGAAGGTGACGTCGCAGCCGCCGTTGCGGCGGATGATGCCGCAGGCGGCAGCGAAATGCTCGCGCTCCTCCGGCCGCACCTGCGCCATGACGGTGCCGGCCAGCCAGCCGATCGGGAACAGCAACCGCGCACCCTGCCCGTAGAACAGGCCGATGTCGAAAATGGCGTTGGGGCTGCCGCCCCACATGCGCGCCGGCACGTAACTCAGCACAATATCGCCCGGCTGCGGCGTCACCGTAGCGTTCTCGGCCGGCAGCGCAGTTGCATAGGCGGCCCCCTCGAGATGAGCCGCCGGGATCGGGCAGGAGATTTCCGGGCCGGTCCACATCGCATGGATGCCGGGCACGATGCGCGGCTCGGACAGATATTGCATGAAGAAGGCAACGTTCTCGGGCGCCTTGCCGGCCAGCAGCGGCGCGATCACGGACAGTCCGGAACGGGGCTCGGTGATGTGGATTGCATTCTGGCTCATGATCGGTCTCAAATCCTGGCTGCGTCTGTCTGCAGCTTGTTGCGCAAAAAGGTGAAGGGCCGGCTGATATCGGCGACCAGCGCGGCCCGTGCCGCGTCGGCATCCTGGGCGGCCAATGCCGCGACGATGCTGCGATGGTAATGGGCGGTATCGACCTCGCCGGCTTCGGAGAAGGCATAGATCGCCACCCGGATACAGGGGCCCGATTGCAGCCACAGGCTTTCGATCATGGGGATGAGCACGGCCGAGCTGCAGGCCCGGTATATCTCGAAATGGAATGTCTGGTTGAGCGTGACCTCGCGGTCCACGTCCTTCTTCTGCTTCAGGGCGCGCATCTCGTCCCATTCGTGCAGCATGCCCTCGATGACCGTGATATCTTTCGGGCCCATGCGTTTTGCGGCCAGCGCGATGGCCTCGCCCTCTATCAGGATACGGGCGCGCAGGAGGTCGTCGATACGCTCCAGCGTGATCGGCGGGACACGTACCGAGCGATTGGGCAGTGCCTCCAGCGCCTTTTCGGTGATCAGCCGCCCGAGCGCCTCGCGCACCGGCATGGTGCTGGTAACAAGCGCATCGGCAAGTCCGCGGATTGTTAGCACCTGGCTCGGCTCGAAAAGCCCGCCGATCAGCGCCCTGCGAAGCTCGGAATAGACACGGTCCTGAACGGTTTCGCGGCCAACCGGGGCCAGTTGGGCGGCAATCAGATCATTGCTTTTTTCGGCTGAGGCCTTTTGCATTGCGATCCCGTTTTTGACTTGCAGAACGAATTAAAGCTGAATAGCGTGATCAATGCAAGTGTGATCACAAATCAAAAAATCAGGGTGCGACAACGATCGTTCCCGGCCAGAGGGATCCATGAGTTTACCATCTGAACGGCAGGGGGAGGATACCCGGGAGCCTGTTCTGAGTGCGAGGAA carries:
- a CDS encoding TIGR04076 family protein, producing MSETDDSFELYDLRVEAVIPEGKPIYCGAREGDYFELKGEMLSMPAGQGFSIYSISAVLPLLAAKQRPTHRNDWMTSDAEIACPDPNCASRLRIVRTGKRRFSHAETTAVPLPGDEA
- a CDS encoding DUF3830 family protein; protein product: MSQNAIHITEPRSGLSVIAPLLAGKAPENVAFFMQYLSEPRIVPGIHAMWTGPEISCPIPAAHLEGAAYATALPAENATVTPQPGDIVLSYVPARMWGGSPNAIFDIGLFYGQGARLLFPIGWLAGTVMAQVRPEEREHFAAACGIIRRNGGCDVTFALTEV
- a CDS encoding GntR family transcriptional regulator, translating into MQKASAEKSNDLIAAQLAPVGRETVQDRVYSELRRALIGGLFEPSQVLTIRGLADALVTSTMPVREALGRLITEKALEALPNRSVRVPPITLERIDDLLRARILIEGEAIALAAKRMGPKDITVIEGMLHEWDEMRALKQKKDVDREVTLNQTFHFEIYRACSSAVLIPMIESLWLQSGPCIRVAIYAFSEAGEVDTAHYHRSIVAALAAQDADAARAALVADISRPFTFLRNKLQTDAARI